In the Thermotoga sp. Ku-13t genome, one interval contains:
- a CDS encoding OmpH family outer membrane protein, translated as MKRFLVLTVALVILATAVSFAAGRFGNVPQVNRFMPALPMQRFAPAWKQPVAPAPRYQARQQFTYEEMFKEMNLTKEQAQQMLDAIKETKTKLEALEEEYKDLYDQSKNMTVYEFRNKLRELNQKRAEILQQLRERIEQTIRIEQLQQLMQTYRLRRVMTCGEPRLSWKFDGFRGPVFLNEEFIDALEEYIE; from the coding sequence GTGAAAAGATTCTTAGTACTCACAGTCGCACTGGTGATTTTGGCAACGGCGGTGAGTTTTGCAGCAGGAAGGTTCGGAAACGTTCCACAGGTTAACAGATTCATGCCGGCTCTGCCGATGCAGAGGTTCGCTCCAGCTTGGAAACAGCCGGTAGCACCGGCACCGAGATATCAGGCAAGGCAGCAGTTCACTTACGAGGAAATGTTCAAAGAAATGAATCTCACCAAGGAGCAGGCCCAGCAGATGCTCGACGCGATCAAAGAAACCAAGACAAAACTCGAAGCACTCGAAGAGGAATACAAAGATCTTTACGATCAGTCCAAGAACATGACAGTCTACGAGTTCAGAAACAAACTCAGAGAACTCAACCAAAAGCGCGCAGAGATCTTGCAACAATTGCGTGAAAGGATCGAACAAACCATCAGAATAGAGCAGTTGCAACAACTCATGCAAACTTACAGACTCAGAAGGGTCATGACGTGCGGCGAACCGAGGCTTAGCTGGAAGTTTGATGGATTCAGAGGTCCAGTGTTCCTCAATGAAGAGTTCATCGACGCGCTCGAAGAATACATCGAGTGA
- a CDS encoding KaiC domain-containing protein, translating into MERYEGYESQVEPRIVEESIIVMGEAVKQSPKIVGVPTGVEGLDELFFTVEVKDGKPVKKLLGGIPAYAVINVTGVSDTGKSLLAEQFAVAQAVRGEKVAFITVESPAVFVARGLEARAAAMGYDPSKVEKNIILIDAASHATLRENIPDLLTTLAHVIKEYKVKFVVIDSVTGLYENREVAARTIVRRLFNFMKKWYQTALFVSQKRSGHEELTAEAAGGYAVSHIVDGCFVLAKELVDSPYKSKIYGKQVGDIVRLFRIDGCRLSGHDTRTYIMEITETGLVRITNPLGGR; encoded by the coding sequence ATGGAACGCTACGAAGGTTACGAATCTCAGGTCGAACCAAGGATAGTTGAAGAAAGTATCATCGTGATGGGCGAGGCGGTGAAACAAAGCCCCAAGATCGTCGGCGTTCCAACCGGAGTCGAAGGCCTGGATGAGCTGTTCTTCACGGTGGAGGTCAAGGACGGAAAGCCTGTTAAAAAACTTCTTGGGGGAATTCCGGCTTATGCCGTCATCAACGTCACAGGAGTTTCAGATACTGGAAAATCTCTCCTCGCAGAACAGTTCGCCGTTGCCCAGGCGGTTCGCGGTGAAAAGGTGGCGTTCATAACGGTTGAATCCCCAGCAGTCTTCGTGGCGAGGGGGCTCGAGGCGCGCGCCGCCGCGATGGGTTACGATCCTAGCAAGGTCGAGAAGAACATAATCTTGATCGATGCGGCTTCCCACGCGACTCTCAGGGAGAACATTCCGGACCTGCTCACAACGCTCGCGCATGTTATAAAGGAATACAAGGTGAAGTTCGTGGTCATAGATTCCGTCACTGGACTTTACGAGAACAGGGAAGTTGCTGCGCGCACGATCGTGCGCCGACTGTTCAACTTCATGAAGAAATGGTACCAGACCGCACTGTTCGTTTCACAGAAGCGAAGCGGGCACGAAGAACTCACCGCTGAGGCTGCCGGAGGATACGCGGTGAGCCACATCGTGGATGGTTGTTTCGTTCTCGCGAAGGAGCTTGTGGACAGTCCTTACAAGTCAAAAATATATGGAAAACAGGTTGGAGACATCGTCAGACTTTTCAGAATCGATGGATGCAGGCTTTCGGGTCACGATACCCGAACCTACATCATGGAAATCACAGAAACAGGCCTCGTGAGGATCACTAATCCGCTCGGGGGGAGGTGA
- a CDS encoding prepilin-type N-terminal cleavage/methylation domain-containing protein, which translates to MRNGMTLVEVLVSLLLIAITLTFGFEAIVSALSTVNREEFQVKAVSLLNFVQSHLAQFRVGVELPNDVVQQINSAFHGSLESAYPRVRNIQSTRLNLNVSGGAVTYRVVEVEIEKKKGQVEHFTLIFGF; encoded by the coding sequence ATGAGAAACGGTATGACACTCGTGGAGGTGCTGGTTTCTCTGCTGCTGATAGCCATAACGCTCACGTTCGGATTCGAAGCGATCGTGAGCGCTTTAAGCACTGTGAACAGAGAGGAATTTCAGGTCAAGGCAGTTTCTCTCTTGAACTTCGTGCAGAGTCACCTGGCTCAGTTCAGGGTTGGGGTGGAACTGCCCAACGATGTTGTTCAGCAGATCAACAGTGCTTTTCATGGAAGCTTGGAAAGTGCTTATCCGAGGGTCCGAAACATCCAATCTACCAGGTTGAACCTGAACGTTTCAGGCGGCGCAGTCACGTACAGAGTGGTTGAAGTGGAGATTGAAAAAAAGAAAGGTCAGGTCGAACATTTCACTCTCATCTTTGGTTTTTGA
- a CDS encoding patatin-like phospholipase family protein: protein MNIFLAAATSVALVLSGGGARGAYQIGVWKALRELNINIVAVYGTSVGAINGALIAYGDYDFAERAWLEVNFEDVMNVPEEMKKILSGGLFEVNIFKAFEVARDLIQSGGIDISPLREKLKSLLPEDKIRNSKVHYGLVTYCISDLKPYMLYIEDIPEGMLADYILSSANFPLFKREEISGKLFIDGGVYSNVPVRMAVEKGWENILVVDIGTIGLTDILDYLRVFRDRSRIGYIRPREHFGNVLNFDREVIRKYFIEGYLDTLAYFGRLHGEYYYLSSDEDVLKQMYTKLSIEERDIAATLLGIKIPSHSPAEQQYESFILPRLRLETLAFFEESRKVSLRLLENLAKILRVERLRIYTPLELLEAIVRSGEPKDLLSKLAMQIRYRKLLDFVLFLHKNSTDKK from the coding sequence ATGAACATATTTCTGGCAGCTGCAACGAGCGTGGCGCTGGTGCTTTCCGGTGGAGGCGCGCGAGGGGCTTATCAGATAGGTGTATGGAAGGCGTTACGTGAGCTGAACATAAACATCGTTGCCGTTTACGGAACCTCCGTGGGAGCGATCAACGGTGCCCTCATCGCCTACGGTGATTACGACTTCGCCGAAAGAGCATGGCTCGAGGTGAATTTCGAAGATGTGATGAACGTTCCTGAAGAGATGAAAAAGATTCTGAGTGGAGGACTGTTCGAGGTCAACATCTTCAAAGCTTTTGAGGTTGCGAGGGATTTGATCCAGAGTGGTGGTATAGACATCAGTCCGTTGAGAGAGAAGTTGAAAAGCCTGCTGCCGGAAGATAAGATAAGGAATTCGAAAGTTCACTACGGCCTCGTGACTTACTGCATCAGCGATCTGAAGCCCTACATGCTCTACATAGAAGATATCCCTGAAGGCATGCTCGCAGATTACATACTCTCCAGCGCCAACTTCCCCCTGTTCAAAAGAGAAGAGATCTCTGGGAAGCTTTTCATCGACGGTGGTGTCTACAGCAACGTCCCGGTGCGCATGGCGGTTGAGAAAGGCTGGGAGAACATACTCGTTGTGGACATAGGCACGATCGGGCTGACGGACATACTGGACTATCTGAGAGTTTTTCGTGATCGGAGCCGCATCGGATACATCAGACCGAGGGAACATTTCGGGAACGTGCTGAATTTCGATAGAGAAGTGATCAGAAAATACTTCATCGAAGGCTATCTCGACACGCTCGCTTATTTCGGAAGACTGCACGGTGAATATTACTATCTTTCGAGCGATGAGGACGTTTTGAAGCAGATGTATACGAAACTCAGCATCGAGGAGAGAGACATCGCGGCAACCTTGCTCGGCATCAAAATTCCTTCCCATTCGCCCGCGGAACAACAGTACGAATCTTTCATACTTCCCCGCCTGAGGCTTGAGACTCTGGCGTTCTTTGAAGAGTCCAGGAAAGTATCGCTCCGGCTGCTCGAAAATCTGGCGAAGATTTTGAGGGTGGAGAGATTAAGAATTTACACTCCACTCGAACTCCTGGAGGCCATTGTCCGCAGCGGTGAACCGAAAGATCTTTTGAGCAAACTGGCAATGCAGATCAGATACAGGAAACTCCTGGATTTCGTTCTGTTTCTTCACAAGAACAGCACAGACAAAAAATGA
- a CDS encoding alpha/beta hydrolase has translation MKRKEKLLNRARILLKLALLLVSASLSFVLFLIVIALFNLPYIRRAVFGKLPFKVEKKPWSQVKTFQYMKNLWIDVFYPRIKPRGIVLFAHGGGWISGYRRQPNNLSWYRFLVSRGFIVAAIDYSRGYRAKIDQLIEELSQAIVFLDENRSKLNLADLPISLMGLSAGGHLALLTAARMYRSVKSVVAYYAPCDLRDILESSSLFARIALITTLKRFPLRSSNVLQKYSPINVVHKLMPPILLVHGKKDSVVPYQSSVKMYGKLKRLGCRVVLLTHHKADHGFEFVLRDDETRRILEKTVEFLSEGGQVERIV, from the coding sequence GTGAAGAGAAAAGAGAAGCTTTTGAATAGAGCAAGGATCTTACTCAAACTGGCGTTGCTTTTGGTCAGCGCTTCTTTGAGTTTTGTGCTTTTTCTCATCGTCATCGCGCTCTTCAACCTCCCATACATTCGCCGGGCGGTGTTCGGGAAATTACCATTCAAGGTTGAGAAAAAGCCCTGGTCACAGGTGAAAACCTTTCAGTACATGAAGAACCTCTGGATCGATGTGTTCTATCCCCGCATCAAACCAAGAGGGATCGTTCTCTTCGCCCACGGTGGTGGCTGGATCAGCGGTTATAGAAGACAGCCCAACAACCTTTCTTGGTACAGGTTCCTCGTTTCGAGGGGATTCATCGTCGCGGCGATCGATTATTCTCGCGGGTACAGAGCCAAGATAGACCAGTTGATCGAAGAACTGAGTCAAGCGATCGTTTTTCTCGACGAAAACAGATCGAAACTCAACCTTGCCGACCTACCCATTTCGCTCATGGGACTGTCTGCTGGGGGGCATCTGGCACTGCTCACCGCGGCGAGGATGTATAGATCTGTCAAAAGCGTGGTTGCTTACTACGCTCCATGTGATCTGAGAGACATCCTCGAATCGTCTTCTCTGTTCGCCAGGATCGCGCTGATCACCACGCTGAAAAGATTTCCCCTCAGATCGAGCAACGTGCTTCAAAAATATTCTCCCATCAACGTTGTCCACAAACTCATGCCACCAATTCTGCTGGTCCACGGGAAGAAAGATTCCGTCGTTCCGTACCAGTCTTCGGTCAAAATGTATGGGAAACTCAAACGGCTCGGCTGTCGCGTTGTTTTGTTGACGCACCACAAAGCCGACCATGGTTTTGAATTCGTTCTGAGAGACGACGAAACCAGACGAATCCTGGAGAAAACGGTAGAATTTCTCTCAGAAGGTGGTCAGGTTGAACGTATCGTTTGA
- a CDS encoding type II secretion system protein: MRKFKGMSKGFTLIELLIVLAVIAALLAIVTPIALNAVAQAKATQVAANFRNIRSALESYVYTQRSTPTNLDALVSNGYLNNKPDSFSIQYEAGSSSADKFVYKIKYTGSVDTTKLFSILPEATGTAGDITLTVTLAAWW, encoded by the coding sequence ATGAGGAAATTCAAAGGTATGTCAAAAGGCTTCACACTGATTGAACTTTTGATCGTTCTGGCAGTGATCGCAGCGTTGCTGGCGATCGTGACACCGATTGCGTTGAATGCCGTGGCGCAGGCTAAGGCAACGCAAGTAGCTGCGAATTTTAGGAACATCAGGTCTGCTCTTGAGAGCTATGTTTATACGCAGCGTTCAACTCCAACCAATTTGGATGCTCTTGTTTCGAACGGATATCTGAATAATAAACCCGACAGTTTCTCAATTCAATACGAAGCAGGTTCTAGCAGCGCTGACAAGTTTGTTTACAAGATCAAATACACAGGCTCTGTTGATACGACCAAACTCTTCAGTATACTACCGGAAGCTACAGGAACAGCTGGTGATATAACCTTAACTGTAACTCTTGCCGCATGGTGGTAA
- a CDS encoding prepilin-type N-terminal cleavage/methylation domain-containing protein, translated as MRGFTLVEALIIMIVLSIVLATAGILMNSIYKNSILSFDRITAQSELFKVDATIRRELLKAGPQIESLTVSETSIEFDAIVPFSKQSYGTYAPATRLHYNIVFSDGKLELQVEVDGSTVTKIELGKLENCVFSKDTSRPNLVRYTLVKRSSTAVYQHSSSFLLYNLK; from the coding sequence ATGCGTGGATTCACCCTTGTGGAAGCTTTGATCATCATGATCGTTCTTTCCATAGTGCTGGCGACCGCCGGGATCCTGATGAACAGCATCTACAAGAACTCTATCTTATCGTTCGACAGAATTACGGCTCAAAGTGAGCTTTTCAAGGTCGATGCTACCATCCGGAGGGAACTGCTGAAGGCTGGGCCGCAGATAGAAAGTCTGACAGTATCGGAAACATCTATAGAATTCGACGCCATCGTGCCGTTCTCGAAACAATCTTACGGAACATACGCTCCTGCAACCAGATTGCATTACAACATCGTTTTTTCCGACGGGAAGCTCGAACTTCAGGTGGAGGTTGATGGTTCTACAGTAACAAAGATTGAGCTCGGGAAACTTGAGAACTGCGTTTTCAGCAAAGACACGAGTCGACCGAACCTGGTCAGGTACACCCTTGTTAAAAGGAGCAGTACAGCGGTGTACCAGCACAGTTCCTCGTTCTTACTTTACAACTTGAAATGA
- the panD gene encoding aspartate 1-decarboxylase, whose product MMRFMLKSKLHMATVTAKNLEYEGSIEIDEELMKAVDLKENELVLVADVNNGARFETYVIKGKPNSGVIALNGAAARLVEVGDKIIIMSFGLFDENEYTGPKVAILGEKNKIVQLKG is encoded by the coding sequence ATGATGCGCTTCATGCTGAAATCTAAGCTCCACATGGCCACGGTGACGGCAAAGAACTTAGAGTACGAAGGGAGTATAGAAATAGATGAAGAACTCATGAAAGCGGTGGATCTGAAAGAGAACGAACTCGTCCTGGTGGCAGACGTTAACAACGGTGCGAGGTTCGAAACCTACGTGATAAAAGGAAAACCAAACAGCGGTGTGATAGCTTTGAATGGAGCCGCCGCGAGGCTTGTGGAAGTTGGAGATAAAATCATTATCATGAGCTTTGGGCTCTTCGACGAAAATGAATACACAGGTCCTAAGGTAGCGATACTGGGAGAGAAAAATAAAATAGTCCAGCTGAAGGGATAA
- a CDS encoding alpha/beta hydrolase, with protein sequence MNVSFEYQKKPIEFTLGYIFKAKKFRASLLKFHTLYERPMKGTEIVETFLFEPKENVLGNLFVLHGLGSTNVPFLLWMATHLANAGVRVLMPILPGNFTRVAHGSTSGKDFFDTNVERAARFWEQSVVDVLSVMDWMKQEGLWLAKAFLFGFCLGGMVAVLLNAVNEDFEKTILMTVGGEMATLLWYSPTLAFFRRNEKLLREAPYGVGQKESFLKVFDEDIKKLSQFETVEQMQRSDIHPYLKLDPLAYARFVRKDRIIFVEALFDRALPKRSRRLLWEALGRPKRYIIPSGHVTWLPFEYAVCRFVLKNMGVKELRKQLELLRRVELEEKK encoded by the coding sequence TTGAACGTATCGTTTGAATATCAAAAAAAGCCCATAGAGTTCACACTAGGTTACATATTCAAAGCGAAAAAATTCAGAGCGTCCCTGTTGAAATTTCATACGCTGTACGAAAGACCCATGAAGGGCACCGAGATCGTCGAAACTTTTCTCTTCGAACCGAAGGAAAATGTGCTGGGGAATCTGTTCGTGCTGCACGGCCTTGGTTCGACGAACGTGCCGTTTTTGCTGTGGATGGCGACTCATCTTGCCAACGCGGGCGTTCGCGTGCTGATGCCCATACTGCCTGGCAACTTCACGCGCGTCGCGCATGGTTCTACCAGTGGAAAAGATTTCTTCGATACGAACGTTGAGCGCGCCGCGAGGTTCTGGGAACAATCCGTCGTCGATGTGCTCAGCGTTATGGATTGGATGAAACAAGAAGGCCTCTGGCTTGCAAAGGCTTTCCTGTTCGGCTTCTGCCTCGGAGGTATGGTCGCGGTGTTGCTCAACGCAGTGAATGAAGATTTCGAAAAAACGATCCTGATGACCGTGGGAGGTGAGATGGCCACGTTGCTGTGGTACTCTCCAACGCTGGCATTCTTCAGAAGGAACGAAAAACTTCTCAGGGAAGCTCCATACGGTGTCGGGCAGAAAGAGAGCTTTTTGAAGGTGTTCGACGAAGACATCAAGAAACTGTCACAGTTTGAGACTGTCGAGCAGATGCAACGTTCAGACATACATCCCTATTTGAAGCTCGATCCGCTCGCTTACGCCAGGTTCGTGAGGAAAGACAGGATAATCTTCGTCGAAGCGCTCTTCGATAGAGCTTTACCTAAGAGGAGCAGGAGGCTTTTGTGGGAAGCACTCGGAAGACCAAAACGATACATCATCCCGTCGGGGCACGTCACGTGGCTACCTTTCGAGTACGCCGTGTGCAGGTTCGTACTCAAGAACATGGGCGTCAAGGAACTTCGAAAACAGCTCGAGCTGCTCAGGAGGGTGGAGCTCGAGGAGAAGAAATGA
- a CDS encoding radical SAM protein has translation MRLNEVELNERIEKLYKILQSCNLCPRSCGVNRLVSKNGACKTNARPFVSSFGPHLGEESFLVGFSGSGTIFFTNCNLNCVFCQNWEISQLGVGKEINVEDLSKIMLRLQRMGCHNINLVSPTHQVPMIVEALSRAWKEGLKIPIVYNCGGYESIETLRLLDGIVDIYMPDFKYGDDEKAFKYSRVSNYTSIAKSALEEMYRQVGPLRIENKIAVRGVFVRHLVMPNDASSSERVLELIASVSTDIPVNIMAQYYPAYRAREYPELSRRIVREELVKVVNKARSLGLKIVS, from the coding sequence ATGAGGTTGAACGAAGTCGAACTGAATGAGAGGATAGAAAAGCTTTATAAAATTCTACAAAGCTGCAACCTTTGTCCGAGAAGCTGTGGCGTGAACAGGCTCGTTTCGAAGAACGGAGCCTGTAAAACGAATGCCAGGCCTTTCGTTTCAAGTTTCGGGCCACACTTAGGTGAGGAAAGTTTTCTTGTAGGGTTCAGCGGGTCTGGAACGATATTCTTCACCAACTGCAACCTCAACTGCGTCTTCTGCCAGAACTGGGAGATAAGTCAATTGGGTGTGGGGAAAGAGATAAACGTTGAAGATCTCTCAAAGATCATGCTCAGACTCCAGAGAATGGGCTGTCACAACATCAATTTGGTGAGCCCGACGCACCAGGTTCCCATGATCGTCGAAGCTCTGTCCAGGGCCTGGAAAGAAGGTTTGAAGATTCCCATCGTGTACAACTGCGGCGGTTATGAGTCCATCGAGACACTGAGACTTCTCGACGGTATCGTGGACATATACATGCCCGATTTCAAGTATGGAGACGATGAGAAAGCGTTCAAATATTCGCGGGTATCGAATTACACCAGTATCGCCAAAAGCGCGCTCGAAGAAATGTACAGGCAGGTTGGACCACTCAGGATAGAAAATAAAATAGCCGTTCGCGGCGTCTTCGTGAGGCACTTAGTCATGCCGAACGATGCCTCTTCGAGCGAGAGGGTACTCGAACTGATCGCATCCGTCTCCACAGATATTCCTGTGAACATCATGGCGCAGTACTATCCCGCTTACAGGGCACGGGAGTATCCCGAGCTGAGCAGGCGCATCGTTCGTGAAGAGCTTGTGAAGGTGGTCAACAAAGCCAGATCTCTCGGGCTGAAAATCGTCAGCTGA
- a CDS encoding DUF4910 domain-containing protein → MDGQQVLDTVRFISQFHRARGSDEYSLLVERLKELLISWGIKEDQIEVFEYSTGGIRYGNFDSTMVWNIRDAELWLESPRTFLSSFKSCKTSVLFGSNPTHGWKTLELVDESYTGDLSDKAVLVQMNPSKAFKQFVEERNAKCLLVYFMRAQDESIGRTPNQMPDTTNYIALPHTLKASQHGAFGFSLTYRQHQFLKNLANKGFKVRLFIDSELKTGTMKVLRIRFTGSLKKKIGIVAHLCHPSPGANDNASGAALALHLCRELREKPLAFGVDVILLPEFYGAIPYAAQHSDYEFVINLDMVGEDQQKTGSTLLLHETPPLLNTVYDELLYDSILLFAPSSSDSFSKRFYRSTFKSGSDHSVFENYSVPSPFLGQWPDRYYHTSDDTPDKCDPTMFEWVGKAVLRTLELAHAVPGYVVEHAYGRLNGFLKKVDGKPGADIVANVVKRAHGEKIEPLQAKVHIAPSTEGPLGYEWFDKAGELSEKREIVNLGEVIQLCARYLQDYDATISFASTYLNIDEKTTQDVIDILLKNDFLRRVS, encoded by the coding sequence GTGGATGGACAGCAGGTTCTAGACACGGTAAGGTTCATCAGTCAGTTTCACAGGGCGAGGGGTAGTGATGAGTACAGCCTTTTGGTAGAGAGATTGAAGGAGCTTTTGATCTCTTGGGGGATAAAAGAGGACCAGATCGAGGTGTTCGAGTATTCCACCGGCGGCATCAGATACGGCAACTTCGATTCGACGATGGTGTGGAACATCAGAGATGCAGAACTGTGGCTCGAAAGTCCCCGAACTTTCCTCAGCAGTTTCAAATCCTGCAAGACTTCAGTACTGTTCGGGAGCAATCCAACTCATGGCTGGAAAACCTTAGAGCTCGTCGATGAAAGTTACACGGGGGATCTGTCTGATAAAGCAGTGCTCGTGCAGATGAATCCCTCGAAGGCGTTCAAGCAGTTCGTCGAGGAACGCAACGCGAAGTGCCTGCTCGTTTACTTCATGAGGGCTCAGGATGAATCGATCGGGAGAACGCCGAACCAGATGCCCGATACGACGAACTATATCGCGTTGCCACACACGCTGAAGGCCAGCCAGCACGGAGCCTTCGGTTTTTCTCTAACTTACAGACAGCACCAGTTTCTGAAGAACCTTGCGAACAAAGGTTTCAAGGTGAGACTCTTCATAGACAGCGAGCTGAAAACTGGTACAATGAAGGTTCTCAGAATACGCTTTACTGGTTCTCTCAAGAAGAAGATCGGCATCGTGGCGCATCTGTGTCATCCGAGTCCGGGTGCGAACGACAACGCCTCCGGTGCAGCACTGGCCCTGCACCTCTGCAGAGAGCTCAGGGAAAAACCTCTGGCGTTCGGAGTGGACGTGATTCTGCTGCCAGAGTTCTACGGTGCTATTCCATACGCGGCCCAGCACAGCGATTACGAGTTCGTGATCAATCTGGACATGGTGGGGGAGGACCAGCAAAAGACAGGCTCGACGCTGTTGCTTCACGAAACGCCACCACTTCTGAACACGGTCTACGATGAGCTTTTGTACGATTCGATACTGCTGTTCGCACCGTCGAGCTCCGATTCTTTCAGTAAAAGGTTCTACCGCAGCACGTTCAAGTCTGGCTCGGACCACTCGGTCTTCGAAAATTACTCTGTACCTTCTCCCTTCCTGGGCCAGTGGCCTGACAGGTATTACCACACGAGCGACGACACACCGGACAAGTGCGATCCAACAATGTTCGAATGGGTTGGAAAGGCGGTTCTGAGAACTTTAGAATTGGCACACGCAGTTCCAGGATACGTCGTCGAGCACGCCTATGGAAGATTGAACGGCTTTCTGAAAAAGGTGGATGGGAAACCTGGTGCCGACATCGTTGCGAACGTTGTGAAGAGGGCTCACGGTGAGAAGATTGAACCTTTGCAGGCGAAGGTTCACATAGCTCCATCGACCGAGGGGCCATTAGGTTACGAGTGGTTCGACAAAGCGGGGGAGCTTTCGGAGAAGAGAGAGATCGTGAACCTCGGAGAAGTGATACAGCTCTGTGCGCGGTACCTTCAGGACTACGACGCGACGATAAGTTTCGCCTCGACGTATTTGAACATAGACGAAAAGACGACTCAAGATGTGATCGACATACTTCTGAAGAACGACTTTTTGAGGCGTGTCAGCTGA